A stretch of Aythya fuligula isolate bAytFul2 chromosome 1, bAytFul2.pri, whole genome shotgun sequence DNA encodes these proteins:
- the CREG2 gene encoding protein CREG2: MVRNSVIVRCDSEDHEVIEQQLLTQTKLVTCPPQRRCAWGWGPPPPPCSRPRCSRFLALHNSWGFVAAPRKIQGMPFGNCLLISDGPVNNSTGIPFFYVTLKDNVVVDLLKYPVASLTLPEADGNFCRKNVVDPEDPRCARLTLTGQMVMVPPEETEFAKQAMFSRHPVIRKWPHSYEWFFMKMNIEHIWLQSWHEGVSAVPVEEYLKAAPSKA, translated from the exons ATGGTCAG aaattctgtgattgtgaGGTGTGATTCTGAGGATCATGAGGTGATTGAGCAGCAGTTACTAACACAGACCAAGCTGGTGACCTGTCCTCCACAG CGGCGatgtgcctggggctgggggccgccCCCTCCGCCATGTTCTCGGCCGCGCTGCAGCCGCTTCCTCGCCCTCCACAACTCCTGGGGCTTCGTGGCCGCCCCCAGAAAG ATCCAAGGTATGCCCTTTGGGAACTGTTTGCTTATCAGCGATGGTCCTGTCAATAACAGCACTGGAATCCCTTTCTTTTACGTGACGCTGAAGGATAATGTTGTGGTGGATCTCCTGAAGTATCCTGTAGCTTCTCTGACCCTGCCAGAGGCGGATGGAAATTTTTGCAG AAAAAATGTAGTCGATCCGGAGGATCCAAGGTGTGCCAGACTGACTCTCACAGGACAGATGGTCATGGTGCCTCCAGAGGAAACGGAATTTGCCAAGCAAGCAATGTTTTCTAG GCACCCGGTGATAAGAAAGTGGCCTCATAGCTATGAGTGGTTCTTCATGAAAATGAACATTGAGCACATCTGGCTTCAGAGCTGGCATGAAGGAGTTTCTGCCGTTCCAGTAGAAGAGTACTTAAAAGCAGCTCCAAGTAAAGCTTGA